The Pseudofrankia sp. DC12 region TGCATCTCGGTCCGCCGCCGGTAGGCGACCAGGTCCGCGATCGAGATCAGCACCAGCCCGTGCTCGCGGGCGAAGACGACGAGCTCGGGCAGCCGGGCCATCGTGCCGTCGTCGTTGACGATCTCGCAGATCGCCCCGGTGGGCCGCAGGCCGGCGAGCCGGGCCAGGTCGACGGCCGCCTCGGTGTGGCCGGGCCGGCGCAGCACGCCGCCCTCGCGGGCGCGCAGCGGGAAGATGTGGCCGGGACGAGACAGATCGGTGCTCACCGTCGTCGCGCCGGCGAGCAGCCGCAGGGTGTGGGCCCGGTCGGCCGCGGAGATCCCGGTGCTGACGCCCTCGCGGGCGTCGACCGAAACGGTGAAGGCCGTGCCCATCCGCTCGGTGTTCGTCGGGACCATCTGGCCCAGGTCGAGCCGGTCGGTCTCCTGCTCGGTCAGCGGCGCGCAGATCACCCCGGAGGTGTGCCGCACCATGAACGCGACCAGCTCCGGCGTCGCCATCTCGGCGGCGAAGATCAGGTCGCCCTCGTTCTCCCGGTCCGCGTCGTCGACGACGACCACGGCCTGGCCGGCGCGGATCGCGGCCAGCGCGTCCTCGACCATGCCGAAGGCGCTGGTCAGATCCTCGGCTGGCGGCGTCGCGCACACGCTGGTAGCGCTCATCGGCCGGCTCCCTTCGCGCTGGCGGCCGTCTGCCGGGCGGCCGTGGGCGCGCTCGCCCGCGGTGGGCCGACGGGTGGTGCGGGCAACGGCGGGGCCGGGTCGAGGCGCCCCACCGTGGTCGACAGCTGGCCGAGGACGGGAGCGGCGAGCTTCTCCACGTACTTGGCCACGACGTCGACCTCAAGGTTCACCGGGGCCCCGACATTCCGGGTGCCGAGCGTCGTGTCGGCGAGCGTCGTCGGGATCAGGCTGACGGTGAACGACGCGGGAGCCTCGGGGGTGGCGGGCGTGACGTCGACGACGGTCAGGCTCACGCCGTCGACGGTGATGGAGCCCTTCTCGACGAGGTAGCGGTCGAGCCCCTCGGGCAGCGCGATCCGCACGACCTCCCAGTGCTCGTCCGGCGCCCGGTCGACGACCGTGCCGACGCCGTCGACGTGCCCCTGGACGAGGTGGCCGCCGAGCCGGTCGGCGAGGCGCACCGGCCGTTCCAGGTTGACCCGGTCGCCGGCCGTCAGCGCGCCGAGCGCCGAGCGCCGCAGCGTCTCCAGCATCACATCGGCGGTGAACACGCGGGTGCCGGTGCGCGGGTCGACCTCACCCGGCGGGGTGAAGGAGGTGACAGTGAGACAGACGCCGTTGACGGCGATCGACGCGCCGCGGCGCACGTCTTCCAGTACGGCCGTGGAGCCGATGGTCAGCTCGGCCGCGGCCGCGTGCTCGGTGACCGCGGCGACAGTGCCGAGTTCCTCGACGATGCCGGTGAACATCCGACCTGCGTCCTTCCCGTCCGGCGCCCGAGCCGGGGGGAAGCGAGGAAGGTCGTCACGCAGGGTCCACGGGCGGCGCCGGGTCATCCGGCGCAACGCCGGACGCCGACGCCGCGACGCACGCCGGCCGGAACGGGTCCGCCCGGGCGCCACGGGCCCCGCGCGCTGCCTCCCATCCGGACTTTCACCGTCGGTCCTGGAATTTCACCAGGTCCACCGCCCACCAACAGGTGGGACGGGTCGCGGACTGTAACCGCCGGCTCGGAATTTCACCGACCCCGGAGCGCGCGTGCTGCTGTGGTCTCCCCGCCGACGGTACGGTTCTGGCCGCGGCTGGGAGTTGTTGGAAGTTGCCTGGCGGTAAGTCTAGGCACACAAGCCGGGCCAACGCGGCAGCTCGCCGGCCAGATATGCCGTAGTAGACACGTTTGCGAGGTTCCAGGTCGACGGCCGGGTGACCAATCTCACTCGGGGCCATGCGGGCGGGTCGCCGCCGCCGTCAGTCGGCGAGCAGGTGGGCGTTGGCCGCGCGTACCCCTGCCGCGAGGTCCGGCCGCTCGACGACCGTGACACCCGCGGCGGCGAGCAGCTCGGCGCCCTGGCAGTCGACGAACAGCGCCGGCTCGCGCCAGGCGAACACGACCCGGCCGATGCCGGCCGCCAGCGTGAGCTCGGTGCAGGTCCGCGGCCGGGAGGCGCGGGCGCTGCAGGGCTCCAACGAGCTGTAGAGGGTGGCACCGGCCAGCCGCGGGTCGCCGGCGGCGAAGCCGCGCAGGGCGGCCTCCTCCGCGTGGTCGCGCGGGTCGCCCGCCCGGGACCAGCCCTCGGCCAGCACCGTCTCCCCGTCCGGGCCGACGATCACAGCGCCGACCGAGAAGGCCGTCTGGGCCGGCGGGCACCGCTTCGCGAGCTCCACGGCGTACCCCAGCCAGCGCCCGTCGACGTCGGCTGCGCCCGCCTCCGCCGCCATCTCAGACCGCCATCTCAGACCGTCGCCTCGCGGCCGGGCGGCGAGAGCCGCGGCGCCGCGCGCAGCGCCTGCGCCCGCAGCGCCTCGATGGCCGCGCCCGGGTCGGCGGCCCCGTAGACGGCGGTGCCGGCGACGAAAACGTCCACCCCGGCGGCGGCGGCCCGCTCGACCGTCTCCGCGTTGACCCCGCCGTCGATCTGCAGCCACAGGTCCAGGCCGCGCTGGTCGAGCAGCCGCCTGGCCGCCTCGATCTTCGGCAGCACGCTGTCCATGAAGGTCTGGCCGCCGAAGCCCGGCTCGATCGTCATCAGCAGCAGCAGGTCGAAGCGGTGCAGGTCGTCGGCGTAGCCGTCGACCGGTGTGGCCGGCTTGACGGCGAGCCCGGTGCGGGCGCCGGCGGCGCGGATCGCCTCGGTGGTGCGCGGCAGGTTCTCGACCGCCTCGGCGTGGATGGTCACGTTCGCCGCGCCGCGCTCCGCGAAGCCCGGAGCCCAGCGGTCCGGGTCGGAGATCATCAGATGGCAGTCCAGCGGCGTCTCGGTCACGGCCCGCAGCGCGGTCACCGTGTCGCCGGAGAAGGCCAGGTTGGGGACGAAATGGTAGTCCATGACGTCAACGTGCAGCCAGTCCGCATGGCCCTCGACCGCCCGGGCCGCGTCCGCGATCCGGCCGAAGTCCGCGGCGAGCAGGCTGGGATAGATCTGCGCGGTAGCCACCCAGCGAGGGTATGAGACGAAACCAGTGCCCCGTCGCGGGCACGGTTCTCACCCCTGCCCGGGCGGGCGCGCGCCGTAGCATGGATCCATCCGCTCGCTGAAGGAGTTCCGTCTTGGCCGTCCGTGACATTCGACTGTTCGGGGATCCGGTCTTGCGGACGAAGGCCGAGCAGGTGACGACCTTCGACAAGGAGCTGCGCAAGCTCGTCAACGACCTCGGCGAGACGATGTGGGAGGCCAGTGGCGCCGGCCTGGCCGCGCCCCAGCTCGGTGTCTCGCTGCGGGTTTTCACCTTCCTCGACGACGACGACGAGATCGACCACCTGATCAACCCGGTGCTCGGCCCGTTCTCCGAGGAGCTCCAGGACGGCGAGGAGGGCTGCCTGTCGCTGCCTGGCCTGGCCTTCGAACTGAGGCGGCCCGAGCGGGTGCTCGCCATCGGCCAGAACATGTACGGCGACCCGGTCCAGGTCGAGGGCTCCGGCATGGTCTCCCGCTGCCTGCAGCATGAGACCGACCACCTCGACGGCATCCTGTTCATCGACAAGCTGGACCGCGAGACCAAGAAGGCCGCGATGAAGGCCATCCGCGAGGCCGAGTGGGCGAACCAGCCCGCCCCCGTCGTCAAGGCCTCCCCCCACCCCCTGTTCGGCCGCGCCGTCTAGGCCCGCCGCCACAAGCCACCGGGCGGCGGGTCAGCTCTCCCCCGCCACAACGGGGAGATCCGCCGCGGCGACGTCCGTGTGCGGGAAGTCGTCTCCCTTGAACAGGAGCGGCTCCCGGCGGACCGACGCCAGCGCGTAGGCGAAACAGTCGCCGAAGTTCAGCCGCGCGGGACTGCCACTGCCCCGACCGAAGTCCTGGTAGGCCCGCCTCGCCAGCATCGCCTGCTCGACGGTCACCGGGACGACCTCGATGTCGGCGGCCCTGATCAGCTCGTCAAACCGACGACTGGCGACCGGATCGCGGGCGGCGTCAATCACCACCGCCGCCTCCACGTAGTTCACCGCGGACATGGCGGGTGTGCGCGCCGCCGCCAGCGCGGCGGCGAACCGGCCCGCGTCCGGTTCGGCCCGTGCGATGGCGACGAGCGCCGACGAGTCGACGATCATGCGGGCAGGCCTCGGTCGTCGTAGAGGTCCTCGACGGTCAGGTCGTGGGATCGCAGCGCCACGGCGATCTGGCGGCCGAGGCCGACGATCCGGTCTGCCCGCCGCTGCGGCGGCTCACTGCCGGCACGCACGCGCTCCAGCCGTTCGCGCAACGCGACGATCACGGCGGTGGTGATGCTCTCGCCGGTGAGCTCGGCGAGCTCGCGACCGAGACGTTGCGCTTCGTCGTTCTTGATGTTCAGAGCCATGACACCTGACCCCCGGGCCAGTGCTCCACGGTGTCGTTCCACCCTGGTAGCTAGACTTTCCACCATGGTACCTCAAGTCGGGGCGCAGGCTCTGATGGGTCAGACACTGATGAATCAAACAGTAGCAAATGCGACGGACCGGCCGACGGCCCAGGCGCGAGCCGGTCCGCCGGCTCCGGATGCCGCTCCAGGCCGCGGCCCCGCTGGGGACCTGGCGCCGGGACGCTCAGGTCGAGCATGTCCGAGGAGCATCGGGATGGGCCGGCGCCGCTAGGTTAGGTTTCGTCTTTCACCACGATCGACGTCCATGAACCCTGAACGGGCCGAGCAGCGGCGTGACCCCGCGCGCCCGGCGGATCGGTGCTGCTCCATGCGTCTCGTCTTCGCCGGCACGCCGGCGGTGGCCCTCCCCAGCCTGCGCCGGCTGCTTGACAGCCCGCGCCACGAGGTGGCCGCCGTCGTGACGAGGCCGGACCGGCCCGCCGGCCGGGGCCGTCACCTCGCCCGGTCCCCGGTCGCCGAGCTGGCGGACGAGGCCGGTGTCGAGGTGCTCGCGCCCGACCGGCCGCGCGACCCGGAGTTCCTGGCCCGGCTCGCCGCGATCGCCCCGGACTGCGCGCCGGTCGTCGCCTACGGCGCGCTGCTGCCCAAGGCCGCGCTGGACATCCCTCGGCACGGCTGGGTCAACCTGCACTTCTCGCTTCTGCCCGCCTACCGTGGCGCGGCGCCCGTCCAGCGGGCCGTGCTCGCCGGTGAGGACGTGACGGGCGCGAGCGTCTTCCAGATCGAGGAGGGCCTCGACTCCGGCCCGGTCTTCGGCACCCTGACCGAGCGGGTCCGCGCCCGCGACACCTCCGGCGACCTGCTCGAGCGGCTCGCCCTCGCCGGCTCCGAGCTGCTGGTGGCGGCCATGGACGGGATCGAGGACGGCGCCCTGGAACCGCGGCCGCAGCCGGCCGACGGCGTCACGCTCGCGCCCAAGCTCACGGTCGAGGACGTCCGGGTCGACTGGACGCTGCCCGACTTCGCGGTCGACCGGCTCGTCCGGGCCGCCACCCCGGCGCCCGGCGCCTGGACGACCTTCCGCGGCGCCCGGGTCAAGCTGGCCCCGGTCCGCCCGGCCGCCGGCGCCGTCCAGACCCCGCTGCCCCCAGGGCAGCTCGCCATCGCCGGGAAGGACACCGTCGCCGTCGGCACCGGGACGACCGCGGTGCTGCTCGGCGAGGTCCGCCCGGAGGGCAAGGCACCGATGCCGGCCGCGGCCTGGGCCCGCGGCGTCCGCCCCGCCGACGGCGAGGCCTTCGCGTGACCAGCCCCACCGGCCGGCCACGTCCCGGCGCCGGGGGCGGCCCACCCGCGGCCCGCGTCGACGAGGCGCGGATGCTCGCCTGGGAGGTGCTGCGGGCCGTCGACGAACGCGGCGCGTACGCGAACCTGCTGCTGCCGAGCCTGCTCACCCAGCGCCGCCTCAGCGGCCGGGACCGCGGCTTCGCCACCGAGCTCACCTACGGCGCGCTGCGCGCCCAGGGCCTGCTCGACGGCCTGCTCGACACGGTCACCAGCCGCCCGGTCGCGACCGTCGACCCGGGCCTGCGGGACGCGCTGCGCCTGGGCACCTACCAGCTGCTGCGCACCCGGGTGCCGGCCCGGGCCGCCGTCGGCACGACCGTCGACCTGGTCCGGGCGACCGCCGGCGAGCGCCCGGTCCGGTTCGCGAACGCGGTGCTGCGCCGGGTCGCCGACCGCGTCGCCGAGACCGGCGGCGACATCGCCACGATGCTGTCCGCGCCGGCGTTCGAGCGTGACCCGTTCGGCCACCTCGCCGTGGTGACCGCCCATCCGCGCTGGATCGTCGAGGTCTTCGCTGACGCCCTCGACGGTGACCTCGACGAGGCCCGCGTGGCGCTGGAAGCCGACGACCTGCGCCCGTCCGTCCACCTCGTCGCCCCGCCGGACCAGCTGAGCCGGGACGAGCTGATCACCGAGGCGCACGAGGCCGGCCTGGCCGCCGAGCCGGGCCGGTACTCGCCGTTCGCCGTCATCCTCGCCGGTGGCGATCCCGGTTCCCTGCCCGCGGTGGCCGCCCGGCGGGCCGCCGTGCAGGACGAGGGCAGCCAGCTGGTGGCGCTGGCGCTGGCCCGCACCCCGACGGCCGGCCAGGACAGCGGCGTCACCGTCGACCTGTGTGCCGGTCCCGGTGGCAAGGCCGCGCTGCTCGCCGCGCTGCTCACATCGGGCCAGGCCGGCGAGACCCTCGGGCTGCCGGAGCCGGCGCTGCTGGCCTTCGAGCCGCGGGCACCGCGGGCGGGCCTGGTCGCCGCCGCGCTGGCCGGGCGGCCGGGGGCGTTCGCCGTGCGGGCCGACGGCCGCTATCCGCCACTGCCGCCGGGGCGGGTCGACCGGGTGCTGGTCGACGCGCCGTGCACCGGCCTGGGGGCGCTACGCCGCCGGCCGGAGGCCCGGTGGCGCAAGCTGGCCGGCGACGCGGCCACGCTCGCCGGGCTGCAGCGCCAGCTGCTGGTCAGCGCGCTCGACCTGGCCCGGCCGGGCGGCGTCGTCGCCTACGTGACGTGCTCGCCGCATCCCGCCGAGACCGTCGAGGTGGTCGCCTCCGTCGTCGAGCAGGGTGACGCCGTCATCCTGCTCGACGCCCGTCAGTCCCTGCCCGGCGTGCCAGCACTGGGCGACGGCCCGTTCGTCCAGCTGTGGCCGCACCGCCACGGCACCGACGCCATGTTCCTGGCCCTGCTGCGCAAGGACGGCTGAAAGGCCGGGCGGCGTACCGCGGTGGCCGGCTGGGTGACCCGCGCGGCCTAGCCGACGGTGGCCGGGTCCAGCTGGACGCGCAGGCCGGCCGCGGCGCGCCGGGCATCCAGGACGCCGCGTGCCGCGCGCAGGGCGCCGGCCAGCTCGCCGCCCTGCTTGCGGGGCACCCGCAGCAGCAGGCGCTCGCGGGCACCGCCCGCGTCATCCGCCGGCTCGGCCGGCTGGCGCCTGGCCGCGGCCGGCAGCGGGACGGGGCCCAGGACCTCGGCCGCGGCCGGCAGCCGTGCGGCTTCGAGGAAGGCGCTCAGCACCTCGGCCGAGCCGTCCACCACGGCCAGCCGGGTGGCCGGCGGGAAGCCGAGCGCGGCCCGGTCGTCGGACTCGCGGGCGACGAACCAGGCCGGGTCCCACCGGACCAGCGCCTGCACCGGGGCGAGGCCCTCGTCGGCGACGACCACGACCCGCCCACCGGCCGGCCCCGGGGTCGCCAGCGCGGCGGCGTTCGCCCAGCGGCGCAGCGCCTCCTCGCCGGCGCGCAGATCGGGCCGGCCGAGCAGCGCCCAGCCGTCGAGCAGCAGCACGGCGCCGTAGCCGCCCACGGCGACCGGCTCAGCCCCCGGGGTGGCGACCACGAGGGCCGGGGCCGCGGGCACCGTGGCGAGCACCTCGTCGCGCCCGGAGGTGCGCAGCGGCACGCCGGGGAACGCCCGGCCGAGCTCCTCGGCGGTCCGCCGGTCGCCGGTGACCGACGCGCGCAGCCGGCCGTCCCCGCAGGTACCACAGGCCCAGGCGGCCGCTGGACGGGCGCACCACCCGCAGGACGGCGTCCGCTCCCGGCCGGGCCGGCCCAGTGGGCCATGGCAGTGCGCGCACCGGGCCGGCCGCCGGCACCCGGCACAGGCCAGCGACGGCTGATAGCCCCGCCGAGGCACCTGCACCAGGACGGGCCACCCGGCGGCGAGCGCGTCCCGGGCCGCGCGGGCCGCGAGTGAGGGAACCCGGGCGGAGCGGGCCGCCTCGTCCCGGGCCGTCTCCCAGTCCGACCCGGTCGGCCGGACCAGTGGGGCGAGCGCCCTGGCCTCGTCCTTGGGCAGCACCAGCGGGCGCGCCCAGCCGGTCCTCGTCAGCGCCTCGGCGTCCGTCGACGGGACGTGGCCGCCGATCAGCAGCGCCGCGTCCTCCAGGTGGCAGCGCAGCGCGGCGACGTCGCGGGTGTGCGGGTAGGGCGCGAGTGGCTCGGCGTGCAGGTCGTCGCCGTCGTCCCAGACAACCACGACGCCGAGGTTCGCCACGGGGGCGAACACGGCGGCCCGGGTGCCGACGACCACTCGGGCCTGGCCCCGCAGCGCCGCGAGGAAGCGCCGGTAGCGTTCGGCCGGCCCCAGGTCGGCCCGCAGCGCGGTGACCAGCCCGGCGTCGGACCCGGCATCGGCGAGCTCGGCGGTCACCGCGTCGGCGACCCGGTCGACGTCGCGATGGTCGGGGACGACCACCAGCGCCCCCCGGCCGCCCGCCAGCGCCGCCCGGGCGACCGTGGCGATCATGGCGGGCCAGGCCGGGCCGGGCGGCGCCCACCACACGGCGTGCGGCGCCTTGCCGGCGCTCAGCGCCATCAGCAATGTCGCCCCGGCCGGATAGCGCCGCCACTCCCCCGGTTCGCCCAGCTTGATCGTGGGCGCGGCCTGGCCGGGCCGCGCCGTGGCCTCGGCCGGGACCGCCATTTCGGCCGCCGCCGCGGACTCGGGCGGTACTGCGGACTCGGCCGGTACTGCGGACTCGGCCGGCGCCGCGGACTCGGCCGGCGCCGCCGGTGGGGCGGCGCGCTCGGCCGCGGCGTGCCGGGGCGGGATCGCGAGCCGCAGGACGTCGGCGAGGGTGCCCGCGTACCGGTCCGCGACGGCCCGGGCGAGCCGGGCCACCGGCGCGGTCAGCACCGGCTCCGGGGAGGTCACCCTGGCCAGCGGGGCGAGCTTGCCCGCATGCTCGGAGCGCTCCAGCCGCTCCAGCACGAACCCGTCGACGAGGCGCCCGGCGAACCGGACCCGGACCCGCGCGCCGGGCACCGCCGCGGCGGCCATCGAGGCGGGCACCAGGTAGTCGAACGGGCGGTCCAGATGCGCGAACCCGACCATGGCCGCGACCCGCGCGACGGGCAGCTCGGTAGCGATCTCCGCGTCCCGGCTGGCCGGACCGGGCTTGGCCGGGCGCGGCCGGCTGTCCCGCTTCGCCCCGCGGCTCGGGCGGACGTCCTCGACGTCGATCCCGGGCAGCAGGTCCATGCCGGCCATCGTGCCAGCCCCGTGCGACAGGCCGGCCGGCCCCTTACGCAGGCCGGCCCGGCCCCTGCGAGCAGGGACCGGGGCCGGGCACCGGGCTCGCGGCGCGCTGACGCGCTCCGATCAGCCCTCGGCGGCGTCATGCGCGCCGCCGACGGGCCTGGTCAGCCCTTGACGATCTTGGCGAGGGCCTCGGCGCGACCGGTGGACTCCCAGGTGAAGTCCAGCTCGGGGCGGCCGAAGTGGCCGTACGCCGCCGTCGGGGCGTAGATCGGGCGGAGCAGGTCGAGGTCGCGGATGATCGCGGCCGGACGCAGGTCGAAGACCGTGGTGATCGCGTCCGAGATCTGCTCGTCCGGGACGACGCCGGTGCCGAAGGTCTCGACGAACAGGCCGACCGGGTGCGCCTTGCCGATCGCGTAGGCGACCTGGACCTCGCACTTGGTGGCCAGGCCCGCGGCGACGACGTTCTTGGCGACCCAGCGCATCGCGTAGGCTGCGGACCGGTCGACCTTGGACGGGTCCTTGCCGGAGAACGCGCCGCCGCCGTGACGGGCGTAGCCGCCGTAGGTGTCAACGATGATCTTGCGGCCGGTCAG contains the following coding sequences:
- a CDS encoding riboflavin synthase; translation: MFTGIVEELGTVAAVTEHAAAAELTIGSTAVLEDVRRGASIAVNGVCLTVTSFTPPGEVDPRTGTRVFTADVMLETLRRSALGALTAGDRVNLERPVRLADRLGGHLVQGHVDGVGTVVDRAPDEHWEVVRIALPEGLDRYLVEKGSITVDGVSLTVVDVTPATPEAPASFTVSLIPTTLADTTLGTRNVGAPVNLEVDVVAKYVEKLAAPVLGQLSTTVGRLDPAPPLPAPPVGPPRASAPTAARQTAASAKGAGR
- a CDS encoding dCMP deaminase, producing MAAEAGAADVDGRWLGYAVELAKRCPPAQTAFSVGAVIVGPDGETVLAEGWSRAGDPRDHAEEAALRGFAAGDPRLAGATLYSSLEPCSARASRPRTCTELTLAAGIGRVVFAWREPALFVDCQGAELLAAAGVTVVERPDLAAGVRAANAHLLAD
- the rpe gene encoding ribulose-phosphate 3-epimerase gives rise to the protein MATAQIYPSLLAADFGRIADAARAVEGHADWLHVDVMDYHFVPNLAFSGDTVTALRAVTETPLDCHLMISDPDRWAPGFAERGAANVTIHAEAVENLPRTTEAIRAAGARTGLAVKPATPVDGYADDLHRFDLLLLMTIEPGFGGQTFMDSVLPKIEAARRLLDQRGLDLWLQIDGGVNAETVERAAAAGVDVFVAGTAVYGAADPGAAIEALRAQALRAAPRLSPPGREATV
- the def gene encoding peptide deformylase → MAVRDIRLFGDPVLRTKAEQVTTFDKELRKLVNDLGETMWEASGAGLAAPQLGVSLRVFTFLDDDDEIDHLINPVLGPFSEELQDGEEGCLSLPGLAFELRRPERVLAIGQNMYGDPVQVEGSGMVSRCLQHETDHLDGILFIDKLDRETKKAAMKAIREAEWANQPAPVVKASPHPLFGRAV
- a CDS encoding type II toxin-antitoxin system VapC family toxin, with product MIVDSSALVAIARAEPDAGRFAAALAAARTPAMSAVNYVEAAVVIDAARDPVASRRFDELIRAADIEVVPVTVEQAMLARRAYQDFGRGSGSPARLNFGDCFAYALASVRREPLLFKGDDFPHTDVAAADLPVVAGES
- a CDS encoding type II toxin-antitoxin system VapB family antitoxin; the protein is MALNIKNDEAQRLGRELAELTGESITTAVIVALRERLERVRAGSEPPQRRADRIVGLGRQIAVALRSHDLTVEDLYDDRGLPA
- the fmt gene encoding methionyl-tRNA formyltransferase: MRLVFAGTPAVALPSLRRLLDSPRHEVAAVVTRPDRPAGRGRHLARSPVAELADEAGVEVLAPDRPRDPEFLARLAAIAPDCAPVVAYGALLPKAALDIPRHGWVNLHFSLLPAYRGAAPVQRAVLAGEDVTGASVFQIEEGLDSGPVFGTLTERVRARDTSGDLLERLALAGSELLVAAMDGIEDGALEPRPQPADGVTLAPKLTVEDVRVDWTLPDFAVDRLVRAATPAPGAWTTFRGARVKLAPVRPAAGAVQTPLPPGQLAIAGKDTVAVGTGTTAVLLGEVRPEGKAPMPAAAWARGVRPADGEAFA
- a CDS encoding transcription antitermination factor NusB, which codes for MLAWEVLRAVDERGAYANLLLPSLLTQRRLSGRDRGFATELTYGALRAQGLLDGLLDTVTSRPVATVDPGLRDALRLGTYQLLRTRVPARAAVGTTVDLVRATAGERPVRFANAVLRRVADRVAETGGDIATMLSAPAFERDPFGHLAVVTAHPRWIVEVFADALDGDLDEARVALEADDLRPSVHLVAPPDQLSRDELITEAHEAGLAAEPGRYSPFAVILAGGDPGSLPAVAARRAAVQDEGSQLVALALARTPTAGQDSGVTVDLCAGPGGKAALLAALLTSGQAGETLGLPEPALLAFEPRAPRAGLVAAALAGRPGAFAVRADGRYPPLPPGRVDRVLVDAPCTGLGALRRRPEARWRKLAGDAATLAGLQRQLLVSALDLARPGGVVAYVTCSPHPAETVEVVASVVEQGDAVILLDARQSLPGVPALGDGPFVQLWPHRHGTDAMFLALLRKDG
- a CDS encoding primosomal protein N', which produces MDLLPGIDVEDVRPSRGAKRDSRPRPAKPGPASRDAEIATELPVARVAAMVGFAHLDRPFDYLVPASMAAAAVPGARVRVRFAGRLVDGFVLERLERSEHAGKLAPLARVTSPEPVLTAPVARLARAVADRYAGTLADVLRLAIPPRHAAAERAAPPAAPAESAAPAESAVPAESAVPPESAAAAEMAVPAEATARPGQAAPTIKLGEPGEWRRYPAGATLLMALSAGKAPHAVWWAPPGPAWPAMIATVARAALAGGRGALVVVPDHRDVDRVADAVTAELADAGSDAGLVTALRADLGPAERYRRFLAALRGQARVVVGTRAAVFAPVANLGVVVVWDDGDDLHAEPLAPYPHTRDVAALRCHLEDAALLIGGHVPSTDAEALTRTGWARPLVLPKDEARALAPLVRPTGSDWETARDEAARSARVPSLAARAARDALAAGWPVLVQVPRRGYQPSLACAGCRRPARCAHCHGPLGRPGRERTPSCGWCARPAAAWACGTCGDGRLRASVTGDRRTAEELGRAFPGVPLRTSGRDEVLATVPAAPALVVATPGAEPVAVGGYGAVLLLDGWALLGRPDLRAGEEALRRWANAAALATPGPAGGRVVVVADEGLAPVQALVRWDPAWFVARESDDRAALGFPPATRLAVVDGSAEVLSAFLEAARLPAAAEVLGPVPLPAAARRQPAEPADDAGGARERLLLRVPRKQGGELAGALRAARGVLDARRAAAGLRVQLDPATVG